The Theropithecus gelada isolate Dixy chromosome 11, Tgel_1.0, whole genome shotgun sequence genome includes a region encoding these proteins:
- the P2RX2 gene encoding P2X purinoceptor 2 — MGKQESIKHGEEGYVFIVQKSYQESETGPESSIITKVKGITTSEHKVWDVEEYVKPPEGGSVFSIITRVEATHSQTQGTCPESIKVHNATCLSDADCVTGELDMLGNGLRTGRCVPYYQGPSKTCEVFGWCPVEDGASVSQFLGTMAPNFTILIKNSIHYPKFHFSKGNIADRTDGYLKRCTFHEASDLYCPIFKLGFIVEKAGESFAELAYKGGVIGVIINWDCDLDLPASECNPKYSFRRLDPKHVPASSGYNFRFAKYYKINGTTTRTLIKAYGIRIDVIVHGQAGKFSLIPTIINLATALTSVGVGSFLCDWILLTFMNKNKVYSHKKFDKITPASEPAPQASTPTDPKGLAQL, encoded by the exons GTACGTATTCATCGTGCAGAAAAGCTACCAGGAGAGCGAGACGGGCCCGGAGAGCTCCATCATCACCAAGGTCAAGGGGATCACCACGTCCGAGCACAAAGTGTGGGACGTGGAGGAGTATGTGAAGCCCCCGGAG GGGGGCAGCGTGTTCAGCATCATCACCAGGGTCGAGGCCACCCACTCCCAGACCCAGGGAACCTGCCCCGAG AGCATAAAGGTCCACAATGCCACCTGCCTCTCCGATGCCGACTGTGTAACTGGGGAGCTGGACATGCTGGGAAACG GCCTGCGGACCGGGCGCTGTGTGCCCTATTACCAGGGGCCCTCCAAGACCTGCGAGGTGTTCGGCTGGTGCCCGGTGGAAGATGGGGCCTCCGTCAG CCAATTTCTGGGTACCATGGCCCCAAATTTCACCATCCTCATCAAGAACAGCATCCACTACCCCAAATTCCACTTCTCCAA ggGCAACATCGCGGACCGCACAGACGGGTACCTGAAGCGCTGCACGTTCCACGAGGCCTCCGACCTCTACTGCCCCATCTTCAAGCTGGGCTTTATTGTGGAAAAGGCTGGGGAGAGCTTCGCGGAGCTCGCATACAAG GGTGGTGTCATCGGGGTCATTATCAACTGGGACTGTGACCTGGACCTGCCCGCGTCGGAGTGTAACCCCAAGTACTCCTTCCGGAGGCTTGACCCCAAGCACGTGCCTGCCTCGTCAGGCTACAACTTCAG GTTTGCCAAGTACTACAAGATCAATGGTACCACCACCCGCACGCTCATCAAGGCCTACGGGATCCGCATTGACGTCATCGTGCATGGACAG GCCGGGAAATTCAGCCTGATTCCCACCATTATTAATCTGGCCACAGCTCTAACTTCCGTTGGGGTG GGCTCCTTCCTGTGCGACTGGATCTTGCTAACATTCATGAACAAAAACAAGGTCTACAGCCATAAGAAATTTGACAAG ATCACTCCTGCCTCCGAGCCTGCCCCACAGGCCTCCACACCCACAGACCCCAAAGGTTTGGCCCAACTCTGA